A genomic region of Flavobacteriales bacterium contains the following coding sequences:
- the rplB gene encoding 50S ribosomal protein L2, with protein sequence MAVKRLRPTTPGQRFRFANNYENVTTDKPEKGLTKGKSKSGGRNNSGKMTMRYVGGGHKRRYRAIDFKRDKFDVPGVVASIEYDPNRSARIALIKYADGGKRYILAPNGLNVGQEVISGKGAPVNAGNALYLSEIPLGTIIHNIELRPGQGGMMARSAGTYAQLAAREGRYAVLKTPSGETRMILVTCLATIGVVSNSDHALERLGKAGRKRWLGRRPRTRGVAMNPVDHPMGGGEGRQSGGHPRSRNGVPAKGFKTRAKKKASNRYIIERRKK encoded by the coding sequence ATGGCTGTAAAGAGATTAAGACCGACAACTCCAGGGCAGCGTTTTCGTTTCGCGAACAATTACGAGAACGTAACTACGGATAAACCTGAAAAAGGACTGACCAAGGGAAAGTCTAAGTCAGGTGGTCGTAACAATTCGGGTAAAATGACCATGCGCTACGTTGGTGGTGGTCACAAGCGTCGGTACAGAGCTATCGACTTCAAGCGCGATAAATTTGACGTTCCTGGAGTCGTCGCTTCTATTGAGTATGATCCAAACCGAAGTGCGCGTATCGCGTTGATTAAGTACGCTGACGGAGGAAAGCGTTACATCCTAGCTCCTAACGGTTTGAATGTTGGTCAAGAGGTCATCTCTGGTAAGGGAGCACCTGTTAATGCAGGTAATGCATTGTACTTGAGTGAAATTCCATTGGGTACCATTATCCACAACATAGAGTTGCGTCCTGGTCAGGGAGGTATGATGGCGCGTAGTGCCGGTACATATGCTCAGTTGGCAGCTCGTGAAGGGCGTTACGCGGTATTGAAAACGCCTTCTGGCGAAACCCGTATGATCCTCGTTACATGTTTGGCGACTATCGGAGTCGTTTCGAACAGTGATCACGCTTTGGAGCGTCTGGGTAAGGCTGGTCGTAAGCGCTGGCTAGGTCGTCGTCCACGTACTCGTGGTGTTGCTATGAACCCGGTCGATCACCCAATGGGCGGTGGCGAAGGCCGTCAGTCAGGAGGTCACCCACGCTCGCGCAACGGTGTTCCTGCTAAAGGATTCAAAACCCGTGCTAAGAAAAAAGCTAGCAACCGTTATATCATTGAACGTAGAAAGAAATAA
- the rplW gene encoding 50S ribosomal protein L23, with the protein MSVLVKPIITEKMTGLAEDLNQYGFLVARGANKVEIKKAIESKYGVSVTEVRTVNYNGKSKSRYTKGGMIEGKTNSYKKAIVSVAEGEMIDFYSNI; encoded by the coding sequence ATGAGTGTATTGGTCAAACCGATTATTACGGAAAAAATGACGGGGCTGGCAGAGGACCTGAATCAATACGGTTTCTTGGTTGCCCGAGGTGCTAATAAGGTCGAGATCAAGAAAGCTATTGAGAGCAAATACGGCGTGTCAGTTACAGAGGTGCGCACGGTGAACTATAATGGAAAGAGTAAGTCTCGTTATACCAAAGGGGGTATGATCGAGGGTAAAACTAACTCATATAAGAAGGCGATCGTGTCCGTCGCGGAAGGCGAAATGATCGACTTCTATAGCAATATATAA
- the rplD gene encoding 50S ribosomal protein L4 produces MNLAVLDKNGKDTGRKVTLNDSIFGVEPNDHAIYLDVKQYLANQRQGTHKAKERAEIAGSTRKIKKQKGTGTARAGSIKSPIFRGGGRIFGPQPRNYGFKLNKKVKRLARVSALSYKAKDSNIVVLENLNFDSPKTKDFAVVLSAVSGDSKKSLVVLAEPNKNVHLSSRNLQGVEIVTASELNTYKTLEANKLILTEGSIEKIETLLSE; encoded by the coding sequence ATGAATTTAGCAGTATTAGATAAAAACGGAAAAGACACAGGGCGCAAAGTCACCCTGAACGATTCCATCTTCGGAGTAGAACCGAACGACCACGCGATCTATTTGGATGTTAAGCAGTATTTGGCCAATCAGCGTCAGGGTACTCACAAAGCCAAAGAGCGCGCTGAGATCGCCGGAAGTACCCGTAAGATTAAGAAGCAAAAAGGAACAGGTACTGCCCGTGCAGGTAGTATAAAGTCTCCGATCTTCCGCGGTGGTGGTCGAATTTTTGGACCGCAGCCACGAAACTACGGGTTCAAACTGAACAAGAAAGTGAAGCGTTTGGCTCGTGTCTCGGCTTTGAGCTATAAGGCTAAAGACTCGAATATCGTTGTTTTGGAGAATCTCAATTTTGACTCTCCAAAGACCAAAGATTTCGCAGTAGTCCTTTCAGCAGTTAGTGGTGATTCGAAAAAATCACTAGTTGTGCTGGCTGAGCCAAATAAAAACGTACATTTGTCCTCCCGAAATTTACAGGGTGTTGAAATCGTAACTGCCTCAGAATTAAATACTTACAAAACTTTAGAGGCAAATAAGTTGATTTTGACTGAAGGGTCAATTGAAAAGATTGAAACCTTATTAAGCGAATAG